ATAAAAGGTGCATTCCAAGGCAAATTCGAGCCATCAGTATCGCGCGCTTTGCGCCCGCCACGGTACGCGGCATGCACCGCTCCGGCAGGGAGAAAAGGACGATTGAAGGCGGTTGATCGGGTCACGGGTACCTCTCACTTTTCAGAGTGTGAAAGGGCAGAAACACTACAAAAGGATCTGTCCAGGGCAGGCTTCTAACGAGCCGGCTCCACGGGGCAATCAGGCCTTACAACAACAGGGGCGGCAGGTGCTGGTCCCACGGCGCAATGGCTTCTACGGCGGCGCAGAACTGCAACACCTGGGCGTCGGCAAAGCGCGGGCCGACCACTTGCAGACCAATCGGCAAGCCGCTCGGGCTGAAGCCGCAAGGCAGGCTGGCGGCGGGGTTGCCGCTGATATTGAACGGGTACGTAAAGGGCGTCCAACGTGCCCAGGGCACGGCGCCGTCGGCACCCGGCCAGCCGTCGGGCGCGACCTGGTCAGCGGCGAATGGCAGGGTTGGCAACGTCGGCAGTAGCAATACGTCGTAATCGGCAAACAGCGCATGTACCTGGTTGGCGAAGTGCGCCCGCTGCTGCACGGCGTTGAGGTAGTCACCGAGGTCGTAGTCACCCGCGCGCTGGATCAGCGCAGCAAAGCCTGGGTCCAGTTGGTCGAGGCGATCGGCCAGGGCTTTGCCGTAGGCAATGCCGCGCCCGCCGACCCACAAGGTTTCGAACGTGGCGAGCGGATCCTGCCAGCCCACTTCCAGGGTGGTCACGGTGACCGGCAAGCGTTCCGCGAGGTTGTACACGGCGGCCTCTACGCAAGCGGTGATGACCGGGTCGACCGGGGTGTTGAACAATGTCGGGCAATACGCCACTCGTAGCGGCCCCAGTGGCTGGTCGCAGCGAGCCAGGCAGGATTCGGTCAAGGCCGGCAAGGCCTGATGGTCCAGCGGGTCAGGCCCGGAAAGCAGGTCGAAGAGCAAGGCGCTGTCGCGCACCGTGCGCGTGATCGGCCCCGCATGGCTGAGCATTTCGGTGGCCGACCACGGCCAGGTGGGAATGCGGCCCAGGGAGCCTTTCATGGCGAACGCCCCGCAGAACGCGGCCGGAATCCGCACCGAGCCACCGCCATCGGAGCCCAGCGTGCCCGGCACCATGCGTGCGGCCACGGCAATCGCCGAGCCGGAGCTAGAGCCGCCGCTGGTGAGGTGTGGGTTCCAGGGATTGCGGCCGTTGCCGAACACGCGTGAAGTGCTGGCACCGGTCCAGCCGAATTCGGTGGTGGCGGTTTTGCCGAGGATGATTGCACCAGCGTCCTTGAGGCGGCGAATAATCGGCGCATCCTGGCTGGGCACATGCTCAAGCCCGGTCAACGAGCCCCGGGTGGTGCGCAGGCCAGCGGTGGAAAACAGGTCTTTGATCCCAAACGGCACGCCGTGCAATGGGCCACGTAACTGCCCTGCTCTGGCTTCTGCGGTCAGCACCTGCGCTTGCGCCAACGCCGAGTCGGCGTAGACGTCGCCAAACGCATTGAGTGTGGGATTGTGGGTTTCAATCGCGTGCAGGCTTTGCTCGACCAGGTGTACCGCAGACAGCGTGCCCGAGCGAATGGCTTCGGCAGCATCGATCACAGTGGGCATCAAGAGGTCTTTGTTCATTGAGTATCCTGGGCCGTCTGCACATGGGTCCGGTGGGTACGTCAATAAACGCCCGAGCCTGGGGGCGTGTCAAGTGGGTTTTGTTGGGTATGTGGTTTTTGTGTGTTTTGTTATCAGCTCCACGCCACGATCAACAACCCCGCGCCTAACACCAGGCACAAGGGTGAGTAGAAATAGGTATCCAAACGGGCAAATCGCGACCCGCTTACCTTCTTGAAAAAGCCGACCAATTCCGAATCGCCAATCGCCCTGGCGAACATCACCAAGGCAATCGCACTGATGCCCCATTGCAGTGCGCCGTGGGACACCGGCGAGAAGTACAACCCGGCCCGCAGGCATACCAGTAAGGCAATGGCCACCAACCCCATCGCTACCAGGAACGTGCCCAGTGCCGACGGTTTGAACGCCGGCCGCGGCCCGCGGGCGAACTCGCCGGGCAGCTCGGGGATGGCGGCCAGGCTGCCGAGCTTGCCACCGGCGGCCCAGTACAGATGCACCATGCTGATGCAGGTAAAAATGGCGACGATCCAGCGTGCGACGAAAAAGCTCATGGCAGGCGCTCCCTCAAAGGTGCGAATGAGGATAGTCGCCCTGAGATTTTTTGTAGGCATTTCGTCGGCGGCTGATGGTAAAGTGCCGCCCCATGAAAATCGCCCGTGCCGACCGCTCACTCATTGCCTGGATGCTGTATTGCTGCGTCCTGTTCAATGTGTTCGCGTGCAGTATTGGCCATGGGCAGATGCTGGGCATGCAGCTCAACGGCATCGGCGGCCAGTTTTGTACGGTCGACCCGCGCACCCAGGCGCCTGCGCAGAAGAACTCCACCGACGAGAACCTGCCAACGCTGTCCAAGGCGTTTGGTTGCCCATTGTGTTCGACCGGCGGCATGGGGCCGGCACTCAGTTCCAGCCTCAATGTGGCAGTGTTGCCCCAACCGCACGCGCCGCCGCCGGCGGTGGTGCTTGCCGCTGATATTCCTGCCCGCTTCACCTGGCCCACGGCCAACCCGCGCGCGCCGCCCGCTTTCGCCTGATTCCTGCGCTTTCTGATCTGCACTGGCCAACGTTCCCAACCGGGAATACCTGCGGCTGTGCGTTGTTTTCAAGCCAAGTTTTTCAGGATACAACCATGAAACATTTACCCTTGTTGGCGGGCCTGTTCGGCTGCCTGCCTGTCTGTGGCTGGGCGCTCGAGCTAGCCCCCACCACCATCGATGGCGAACAAACCAGCGAACCGGGCCTGGCCCTGGACCAATCCAGCGGCACGGCATCACGCCTGGGTTTAAGCGTGCGCGAAACCCCGGCGTCGGTAGCCATTGCCAACCGTAACGACATTGAGCGCCATGGCGCCAAGACCTTCCGCGATGCGGCCAACACCTTGCCCGGCGTCAACGCCAGTGCGCCGCCGGGGTTTGGCGGGTTTGTGTCCTATCGTGGTTTTACCAGCAGCCAGATCACCCAGATGTTCAACGGCATCAACGTCGCAACCGGCCTGGCGCGGCCGGTGGATGCGTGGATCTATGACCGGGTTGAGCTGGTCGGCGGCCCCTCCTCACTGATCAACGGCGCCGGCTCCGTGGGCGGTTCGCTCAACTACGTGACCAAGCTGGCCACCCGCGAGGAACAAGTCGCCGAAGGCCAGCTCACCTATGGCAGCTACGACACTGCCGGCATGGCCTTTGGCCTCAACCACGCCCTGACCGAACCCGGTGCCGAAGTGCAGCACTACGCGCGCCTGGATGTGAGCCGCAATACCAACCACAGCTACATCGACCGCGACCAGCGCGATGCCTGGAGCATGGCGTTTTCCTTGCTCAGTGACCTCACCCCCAACCTGTCCCACACTCTGGCCCTGGAATACCAGGATGAACATGAAGACAGTCCGTATTGGGGCACGCCGGTGCTCAACCCCAAGGCTGGCGAGCTGAAAATCGACAAGCACAACCGCTTTAACAACTACAACGTTGCCGATGGTCGTTACGAGCAACGCACGATCTGGATGCGCTCGATCATTGACTACCGGATCAACGACAGCACCACCCTGAAAAACACCCTCTATCACCTCGACAGCCAGCGCGACTACCGCAACCTGGAAACCTACCAATACAACGCCGACAACAGCGCGGTGAACCGCTCGACTGCCTACCAGGTGCGCCATCAGGGCGAGCAGCACGGCAATCAGTTCGAGCTGCGCCATGACGACAGCGTGTTCGGGCTGTCGACCACCTGGTCCGGTGGTTTCGAATACAAGGTCAACAGC
The window above is part of the Pseudomonas sp. KBS0710 genome. Proteins encoded here:
- a CDS encoding DUF2946 domain-containing protein, with the translated sequence MKIARADRSLIAWMLYCCVLFNVFACSIGHGQMLGMQLNGIGGQFCTVDPRTQAPAQKNSTDENLPTLSKAFGCPLCSTGGMGPALSSSLNVAVLPQPHAPPPAVVLAADIPARFTWPTANPRAPPAFA
- a CDS encoding amidase, coding for MPTVIDAAEAIRSGTLSAVHLVEQSLHAIETHNPTLNAFGDVYADSALAQAQVLTAEARAGQLRGPLHGVPFGIKDLFSTAGLRTTRGSLTGLEHVPSQDAPIIRRLKDAGAIILGKTATTEFGWTGASTSRVFGNGRNPWNPHLTSGGSSSGSAIAVAARMVPGTLGSDGGGSVRIPAAFCGAFAMKGSLGRIPTWPWSATEMLSHAGPITRTVRDSALLFDLLSGPDPLDHQALPALTESCLARCDQPLGPLRVAYCPTLFNTPVDPVITACVEAAVYNLAERLPVTVTTLEVGWQDPLATFETLWVGGRGIAYGKALADRLDQLDPGFAALIQRAGDYDLGDYLNAVQQRAHFANQVHALFADYDVLLLPTLPTLPFAADQVAPDGWPGADGAVPWARWTPFTYPFNISGNPAASLPCGFSPSGLPIGLQVVGPRFADAQVLQFCAAVEAIAPWDQHLPPLLL
- a CDS encoding DUF3995 domain-containing protein; the encoded protein is MSFFVARWIVAIFTCISMVHLYWAAGGKLGSLAAIPELPGEFARGPRPAFKPSALGTFLVAMGLVAIALLVCLRAGLYFSPVSHGALQWGISAIALVMFARAIGDSELVGFFKKVSGSRFARLDTYFYSPLCLVLGAGLLIVAWS
- a CDS encoding TonB-dependent siderophore receptor, translating into MKHLPLLAGLFGCLPVCGWALELAPTTIDGEQTSEPGLALDQSSGTASRLGLSVRETPASVAIANRNDIERHGAKTFRDAANTLPGVNASAPPGFGGFVSYRGFTSSQITQMFNGINVATGLARPVDAWIYDRVELVGGPSSLINGAGSVGGSLNYVTKLATREEQVAEGQLTYGSYDTAGMAFGLNHALTEPGAEVQHYARLDVSRNTNHSYIDRDQRDAWSMAFSLLSDLTPNLSHTLALEYQDEHEDSPYWGTPVLNPKAGELKIDKHNRFNNYNVADGRYEQRTIWMRSIIDYRINDSTTLKNTLYHLDSQRDYRNLETYQYNADNSAVNRSTAYQVRHQGEQHGNQFELRHDDSVFGLSTTWSGGFEYKVNSTTNNPLNVPGNSTVDPNGYNPGHFYDIPGTKPGFVKDKTNEVTTKALFVENRLGLTDKLSLLTGLRYDAIDLDVTNHRVITATNPRHFTRRWEPVTGRVGLTYQFIPSANVYVQYSTAAEQPSTTTQVFDVSTGKQWEVGSKFDYLDGRGSATVAAYRIERKDFAVTDPLDPNNSIPVGAQTSKGIEFASSLRITPRLLAEGNVAWVDAEYDDFNEKIASGAVVSRKGNTPTNVPKRVGNLWLTYDFAEDWQGGVDARYVAQVYADNANTQTVPAYTLFGTFLRYKVDSHTSVTGRVRNLTNEVYAEFAHVSPAYYLGSPRTFELAVQTRF